In Streptomyces canus, one DNA window encodes the following:
- the qcrB gene encoding cytochrome bc1 complex cytochrome b subunit, with amino-acid sequence MTAVERPAEPGKGERLSGWLDGRLGTRTLGAKYLRKVFPDHWSFLLGEICLYSFVVLILTGVWLTLFFHPSMNEVTYHGSYTPLNGVRMSEAYASTLDISFDVRGGLLIRQLHHWSALIFVAAMLTHMMRHFFTGSFRKPREVNWLFGWALLFLGLFEGLFGYSLPDDLLSGTGLRFVYGATLSVPIVGTYLALFLFGGEFPGHDIVARFYSLHILVIPGIMAALVVAHLILVVHHKHTQFAGPGKTERNVVGTPFFPVYLAKAGGFFFLVFGALTLIAAVASINPVWSYGPYRADQVSTGAQPDWYLGFAEGLVRVMPGWEVTLWGHTLVLGVLIPVVVFPLLLVFIGVYPFLEARFTKDGREHHLLDRPRNRPVRTAIGASWISLYLILLAGGGNDIVATRLHLSINSVTWAVRIGVLVVPAVVLVATRRICLGLQLRDRELVLHGRETGVIKRLPHGEYVEVHQPLDQARLHTLTAHERPGELVEHANVSLDPPRRTPSGSERSSS; translated from the coding sequence GTGACGGCCGTGGAACGCCCGGCGGAGCCGGGGAAGGGCGAGCGGCTGTCCGGCTGGCTCGACGGACGGCTCGGCACCCGCACACTCGGGGCGAAGTACCTGCGCAAGGTCTTCCCGGACCACTGGTCCTTCCTGCTCGGCGAGATCTGTCTGTACAGCTTCGTCGTACTGATCCTGACCGGGGTGTGGCTGACCCTGTTCTTCCATCCGTCGATGAACGAGGTGACGTACCACGGCAGTTACACGCCGCTGAACGGAGTACGGATGTCGGAGGCGTACGCCTCGACACTGGACATCAGCTTCGACGTGCGCGGCGGACTGCTGATCCGGCAGCTGCACCACTGGTCGGCCCTGATCTTCGTCGCCGCGATGCTCACGCACATGATGCGGCACTTCTTCACGGGCTCGTTCCGCAAGCCGCGCGAGGTGAACTGGCTGTTCGGCTGGGCGCTGTTGTTCCTGGGCCTGTTCGAGGGCCTGTTCGGCTACTCGCTGCCGGACGACCTGCTGTCCGGCACCGGCCTGAGGTTCGTGTACGGCGCCACCCTGTCGGTGCCGATCGTCGGGACGTATCTCGCGCTCTTCCTGTTCGGCGGCGAGTTCCCGGGGCACGACATCGTGGCCCGCTTCTACTCGCTGCACATCCTGGTGATCCCCGGCATCATGGCGGCCCTCGTGGTGGCCCACCTGATCCTGGTCGTCCACCACAAGCACACCCAGTTCGCGGGCCCCGGGAAGACCGAACGCAACGTGGTGGGGACACCGTTCTTCCCGGTGTACCTGGCGAAGGCGGGCGGCTTCTTCTTCCTGGTGTTCGGGGCGCTCACCCTCATCGCGGCGGTGGCGAGCATCAACCCGGTCTGGTCGTACGGCCCTTACCGTGCCGACCAGGTCTCCACGGGCGCCCAGCCCGACTGGTACCTGGGGTTCGCGGAGGGGCTGGTGCGCGTGATGCCGGGCTGGGAGGTCACCCTGTGGGGCCACACACTCGTCCTGGGTGTGCTGATCCCGGTCGTGGTCTTCCCGCTCCTCCTCGTCTTCATCGGGGTGTATCCGTTCCTGGAGGCCCGGTTCACCAAGGACGGGCGGGAGCACCATCTGCTGGACCGCCCGCGCAACCGTCCGGTCCGTACGGCGATCGGTGCGTCCTGGATCAGCCTCTATCTGATCCTGCTGGCGGGCGGCGGCAACGACATCGTGGCGACCCGGCTTCATCTGTCGATCAACTCGGTGACGTGGGCCGTGCGGATCGGCGTGCTCGTGGTCCCGGCGGTCGTCTTAGTGGCCACCCGGCGGATCTGCCTGGGCCTTCAACTGCGGGACCGGGAGCTGGTGTTGCACGGCCGGGAGACCGGTGTGATCAAGCGGCTGCCGCACGGTGAGTACGTCGAGGTGCACCAGCCGCTCGATCAGGCCCGGCTCCACACGCTCACCGCGCACGAGCGGCCCGGTGAGCTGGTGGAGCACGCGAACGTCAGCCTTGATCCGCCACGAAGGACGCCATCCGGGTCAGAGCGGAGTTCCAGTTGA
- a CDS encoding glycoside hydrolase family 9 protein, producing the protein MNRRKTALLSLTALLGAALVASPVSPAAADEVEQLKNGTFDTTTAPWWTSSNVTAGLSGGQLCADVPGGTANRWDAAVGQNDVTLVKGQSYKFSFAANGSPEGHVLRAIVGLQVAPYDTYFEVSPQLSVSGNSYSYTFTSPVDTAQGQVGFQLGGSADPFRFCMDDVSLLGGVPPEVYEPDTGPRVRVNQVAYLPAGPKNATLVTDATTKLPWQLKSASGTVVAHGWTVPRGTDVSSGQNVHSIDFGAYKKRGAGLTLVADGETSRPFDIGTGAYEQLRLDAAKYYYTQRSGIAIRDDLRPGYGRAAGHVNVAPNQGDKNVPCQPGVCDYTLDVSGGWYDAGDHGKYVVNGGISTWEVLSTYERELLARTGEPAKLGDGTLAIPESGNKVPDILDEARWELDFLLKMQVPDGQPLAGMAHHKIHDEQWTGLPLMPSDDPQKRELHPASTAATLNLAATAAQAARLYKPYDKAFAAKALAAARKAWAAALAHPDLYASESDGTGGGTYADSNVTDEFYWAAAELYLTTGEKAFQDHVLASPVHTADIFTPVGYDWARTAAAARLDLATVPSRLPGRDKVRQSVVKGADRYLATLKAHPYGMPYAPEGNLYDWGSNHQILHNGIVIATAYDITGATKYRDGALQGIDYIFGRNALNISYVTGYGEVNSHNQHARWYAHELDPNMPNPPKGTLAGGPNSGIQDPYAQSKLQGCVGQFCYIDDIQSWSTNEHTINWNSALTRMASFVADQG; encoded by the coding sequence GTGAACAGACGCAAGACCGCCCTGTTGTCCCTGACCGCCCTGCTGGGGGCGGCACTTGTGGCCTCGCCCGTGTCCCCGGCCGCCGCCGACGAGGTCGAGCAGCTCAAGAACGGCACCTTCGACACCACCACCGCGCCCTGGTGGACGAGCAGCAACGTCACCGCCGGCCTGTCCGGCGGCCAGTTGTGCGCGGACGTGCCGGGTGGCACCGCCAACCGCTGGGACGCCGCCGTCGGCCAGAACGACGTCACCCTCGTGAAGGGGCAGTCGTACAAGTTCTCCTTCGCCGCGAACGGTTCGCCCGAAGGGCACGTCCTGCGGGCGATCGTGGGGCTGCAAGTGGCGCCCTACGACACCTACTTCGAGGTGAGCCCCCAGCTGAGCGTCTCCGGGAACTCCTACTCCTACACGTTCACCTCACCCGTCGACACCGCCCAGGGCCAGGTCGGCTTCCAACTCGGCGGCAGCGCCGACCCGTTCCGCTTCTGCATGGACGATGTGTCCCTGCTGGGCGGCGTCCCGCCCGAGGTGTACGAGCCCGACACCGGACCGCGCGTGCGCGTCAACCAGGTCGCCTATCTGCCCGCCGGGCCGAAGAACGCCACCCTGGTCACCGACGCCACGACGAAGCTGCCCTGGCAGCTGAAGAGCGCCTCCGGCACCGTCGTCGCCCACGGCTGGACCGTGCCGCGCGGCACCGACGTCTCGTCCGGGCAGAACGTCCACTCCATCGACTTCGGCGCCTACAAGAAGCGCGGCGCGGGCCTCACCCTGGTCGCGGACGGCGAGACCAGCCGGCCCTTCGACATCGGTACGGGCGCCTACGAACAGCTCCGCCTCGACGCGGCGAAGTACTACTACACCCAGCGCAGTGGCATCGCGATCCGCGACGACCTGCGCCCGGGCTACGGACGCGCAGCCGGGCACGTGAACGTGGCCCCCAACCAGGGCGACAAGAACGTGCCCTGCCAGCCGGGGGTGTGCGACTACACCCTCGACGTCAGCGGCGGCTGGTACGACGCCGGCGACCACGGCAAGTACGTGGTGAACGGCGGCATCTCCACCTGGGAGGTGCTGAGCACGTACGAGCGTGAGCTGCTGGCCCGCACCGGAGAGCCCGCGAAACTCGGCGACGGCACCCTCGCCATCCCCGAGAGCGGCAACAAGGTGCCCGACATCCTCGACGAGGCACGCTGGGAGCTGGACTTCCTGCTCAAGATGCAGGTACCGGACGGGCAGCCGCTGGCCGGGATGGCTCACCACAAGATCCACGACGAGCAGTGGACCGGCCTGCCGCTCATGCCGAGCGACGACCCGCAGAAGCGTGAACTGCACCCGGCGTCCACCGCGGCGACCCTGAACCTGGCCGCGACCGCCGCGCAGGCCGCCCGCCTGTACAAGCCGTACGACAAGGCGTTCGCGGCGAAGGCCCTGGCGGCCGCCCGCAAGGCCTGGGCCGCGGCACTCGCCCACCCCGATCTGTACGCCTCGGAGAGCGACGGCACCGGAGGCGGCACCTACGCCGACAGCAACGTCACCGACGAGTTCTACTGGGCGGCGGCCGAGCTGTATCTCACCACGGGCGAGAAGGCGTTCCAGGACCACGTGCTCGCCTCGCCGGTCCACACCGCCGACATCTTCACCCCCGTCGGCTACGACTGGGCCCGCACGGCCGCGGCGGCCCGGCTGGACCTGGCGACGGTGCCGAGCAGGCTGCCCGGCCGGGACAAGGTGCGGCAGTCGGTCGTCAAGGGCGCCGACCGCTACCTGGCCACGTTGAAGGCCCACCCGTACGGCATGCCGTACGCCCCGGAAGGCAACCTCTACGACTGGGGCTCCAACCACCAGATCCTGCACAACGGGATCGTCATCGCCACCGCCTACGACATCACGGGCGCCACGAAGTACCGTGACGGCGCCCTCCAGGGCATCGACTACATCTTCGGGCGCAACGCGCTGAACATCTCGTACGTGACCGGCTACGGCGAGGTCAACTCCCACAACCAGCACGCCCGTTGGTACGCCCACGAGCTCGACCCGAACATGCCGAACCCGCCGAAGGGCACCCTCGCCGGCGGGCCGAACTCCGGCATCCAGGACCCCTACGCGCAGAGCAAACTCCAGGGCTGTGTCGGCCAGTTCTGCTACATCGACGACATCCAGTCCTGGTCGACCAACGAGCACACCATCAACTGGAACTCCGCTCTGACCCGGATGGCGTCCTTCGTGGCGGATCAAGGCTGA